GGCAATACGCGTAGGGTCGAGGGGCGCTGGCAACCGAGCTTTCCAAATGCGCGCTATCTCTTTGTCGACGCCGAGCTCGATTTCTGGCAAGGCGACGGCGGCGCAGCAGGTATCGCGCGAACCGGCAACTATATGGACGACAGCATCGCGCCGATACTCGAGGCGGGCCTTGCGGATATCGTATCGGGAGACCATCGGATCACCAGCGAAGTCCGACTGACACCCACGCCGGGGCACTCACCCGGTCACGTTTGTGTCGTCATCGAAAGTGGCGACGACCGCGCTATCCTCAGTGGCGATATGTTTCACTCGCCCTTGCAATGTCGCCACCCCGCATTGAGTACGCGCTTTTGCGACGATCCCGCAAAATCCGCTGAAACACGCATCGCCTTCGTTGAACAAAACGTGAATCGATCCACGTTAGTCATTCCTGCACATTTCCCTTTCCCAACCGCTGGGCATTTACGTTGCGATGCCAACGGAAAGCGCTTCATATTCATAGATCCGCGCGAGCTGACGAAGATCTGAACCGGCGGGCCTCGCCCTCAATTAGCACCTTTGCGTGCCGAATCGGCACGGACTTGTATTTTTCGCCACCTACACTCCGCTTCCTGAGACTGGCAGATGGCCCCGGCTTGACCTCGTTGCACGATATGCAACGGGCGTTCGCTGGGGCGTCCAAACATCGACTTCCAACGCCAGCGATCCCGAGGAGCAGGAATGACCGGCAACACCAAACCCCACAACCCGTGGCGCGAGATCTGCGCGGCGAGTATCGGCAACGCACTGGAGTTCTACGATCTGCTGATCTATGGCTACTTCGCCATCGTGATCGGCCAGTTGTTCTTCCCCGCTCACGACGCAACGACCTCGCTGCTGCTCTCCGTGGGCACGTTCGGTATTTCGTTCGTCACGCGCCCGCTGGGCTCGATCATCCTCGGCAGCTACGCCGACCGCGCCGGTCGCAAGGCGTCGCTGACGGTGTCCATCGGCCTCATGATGGTCGGCACCGCCATGATCGCGTTCGCGCCGACGTATGCGCAGATCGGCATTTTCTCGCCGCTCATGATCATCGTCGCGCGTATGCTGCAAGGCTTCTCGACGGGCGGTGAATTCGGCGCTGCCACGGCCTTCATGGTCGAGCATGCCGACGCCAAGCGTCGTGGCTTCTTCGCCAGTTGGCAAATGTCTACGCAAGGTCTCGCAACGGTGCTCGCCGCCGGTGTCTCCGCACTGCTGAGCCTGCTGCTGACGGCTGATCAACTGAGCGCATGGGGCTGGCGTATCGCCTTCGCCGTCGGTCTGCTGATCGGCCCGGTCGGTCTGTACATTCGTCGCAATATCGACGAAACCGCCGACTTCAAGAAGCTCGGCGAAAAGCAACGCGAGAAGTCGCCGCTGCGCGAAGTCTTCGGGCGTGATCGCGCCAACATGCTGCTCGGCGCGGGCGTTGTGGCCGCAGCCACCGCGTTCAATTACGTCCACAAGCTGTACATGCCGACGTATGCCGTCAAGCAACTGCACATTCCGGCGACGTCGTCGTTCATCGGTGCGGTTGTGACCGGCGTGATGCTCATGATCGCGGCGCCTGTCGTCGGCCATCTCTCGGACCGCTTCGGCCGCATTCGCGTGATGCTCTACGCGCTGATCGCCGTGGGTGTGACGACATACCCCCTGTTCGTGCTGCTCAACCGTTATCCGACGTTCCAGACGCTGCTGCTGGTGCAGGCGCTGGTCGGTCTGCTGATCGCCGTGAGTCTCGCTCCGCTGCCCGCCCTGCTGGCGGATATCTTCCCGACGAGCACCCGTGGTACCGGTCTGGCGCTGTCGTACAACTTCTCGGTCACGCTGTTCGGTGGCTTTGCCCCGCTGATCGTGACCTGGCTGATCGACGCCACGCAGAACAAGCTCGCACCGAGCTTCTACGTCATGGCAACGGCAGTGCTCAGCGTGACGGCCGTCACGGCGCTGGCCCGCCGCGTACGCGCAGGCAAGATCGCCGGGCTGACGGGCCAGTCGCACGCCTCGCCGCGTGCGACCAAGGCCTAACGTTCGATAACCCGGCCCCGATATTCGATGTACTGATTTGAGCCGCAACGACGACGTCCGCCAATCCCCTGGGCGACGTCGTCTCTTTTTTTGCGGCATCCCTTGCGGAGCTTTACCCATGACCACGCTCGAAGCGATTCGCGCCGCCCTGCCGGCGTACCCCATCGAAGTCTCGTTCCCCGATATCACCCGCTGGCGCGAAGGCAATACCGGCATCGACTATCTGCACACGTTCGATAGCGGCAAGCCCGGCAAGCACGTGATGATTCTCGCGCTAACGCACGGCAACGAAGTCAGCGGCGCCATCGCCGTCGACGCGCTGCTCGCCTCGGGGCTGCGTCCGTCGTCGGGCCGCCTGTCGCTGGGCTTCGGTAATATCGGTGCGTACGAACAGTTCAGCGCAGAGAACGCAGATGCCACGCGCTTTCTCGATGAGGACATGAACCGTGTGTGGACGGCGTCGACGCTCGACGGCGAACGTCAGAGCCGTGAACTGACGCGCGCCCGTGCGATGCGTCCGTTCATCGACACGGTGGATCTGCTGCTCGACATCCACTCGATGCACGAAGCGTCGGCCCCGCTGATGATGACCGGTCCGCTGGAAAAGGCGATTGCGCTGGCGGCCGAACTCGGCACGCCTGAGCACGTCATCATCGACAAGGGCCACGCCAACGGTACGCGCATGCGCGACTACGGTGGCTTTGGTGACCCCGCCAGCCCGAAGAACGCATTGCTCATCGAGACGGGACAACACTTCGCCAAGAGCGCGCGCGATGTGGCGCTCGACAGCGCAGCCCGCTTCCTGTTGCACGCTGGCGTTGTGGCCGAGGCCGATGTTGCGTCGTTCCTCACGCAAACGCCCGCGCGACAGAAGTTTGTGGAAATCACGCAGCCGGTCGTGGCGCGTTCGATGGACTTCCGCTTCTCGCAGCCGTTCACGGGACTGGAAGTGATCGAGAAGGCGGGCACCGAAATCGCCCGCGATGGTGACGAAGTGATCGTCACCCCGTACGACAACTGCGTGATCGTGCAGCCGTCGATGCGTCACCTTGGGGTGAACGTCACGATGATGCGTCTGGGACGTTTGCTGGATCGCTGAGATCGCTAAGGCGGACGTGAGTCGCCAAGCAATTCCGAAAGGGCCGAGGGTGACCTCGGCCCTTTTTCGTTGGCATCGGAACGCTCAGAACGTCCCGACGAGCGAGCCGACGGCGATGACCGCCACGAGTGCGATCAGCGCACTCACGATGCTCGTCATCACGATGTCGAAGTAGCTCTCGCGGTGCGTGCTGCCGCACACCGCCAGCAACGTGACGACCGCGCCGTTGTGCGGCAGGCTGTCGAGTGTGCCGGACGCCATCACGGCGACACGGTGCATCAGCGCGGGATCGATGCCGTGCTGCGCGGCGAGGCTGACGTAGGCGGGACCGAGCGCGTCCAGCGCAATCGTGAGGCCGCCCGACGCGGAGCCGGTGATTGCCGCGAGCAGGTTCGCGGAGAGCGCCAGCGACACGAGTGGGCCGCCGTCGATGGACAGCACCCAGTCGCGGACCAGCTCGAAGCCGGGCAGCGCGGCAATCACGCCGCCATAGCCCACCAGGCTCGCAGTACACATGATCGGCAGGACAGACGCGTTTGCACCGGCGTCCATCGTCTTGCGCAGCGCGGGCAGGCGTCGCCATTGCAGGATCACGAGCACGAGGATCGCGCTCGCGAGCGCGACGCACACGCCCCACACACCCGCTACGCTTTGCAGCGTGATGCCGCCCCATCTCGGCTCCGCGAGAAAGCTCGCGTTCAGGCGCGGGAAGACGATCACGTTCATCACGAAGTTGCCGCCGATCACGACGAGCAGCGGCAATGCGGCCGTCAGGATGCCCGGTAGCGCGTCGTTGCGATGCCCGGCTTCGATTTCCGCCGGATCGAATTCGCGCGCCACGCTGGCGCGCTCACGCACGACGGTCGGGTCCGCTTTCTTGTCCCACACTTCGTTTTCCGCATAACCGTGGCCTGCACGACGCGCTTGTCCCTCGCGCCACGACAACCACCAGAGGCCCACGCCGAGCATGATGGCCGAGGCCATCAGCCCCAGCCCCGGTGCGGCGAAGGGCGTGGTGCCGAAGAAGGGCATCGGAATCGCGTTCTGGATGGCAGGCGTGCCGGGCATCGCGGACATCGTGAAGGTCGACGTCCCCAAGGCAATCGCAGCGGGCATCAGCCGCACAGGAATGTTGGCTTCACGAAATAGCGCGTGCGCCATCGGCGCGAGGACGAAGAACGCTACGAAGAGACTCACGCCGCCGTACGTGACGAGCGCGCCGCCGAGCACCACTGCGAACATTGCGCGACGCGAACCCAGCTTGTCCGTGAGAAATGCGGCGATGGCGCGCACGGCCCCGCTGTCTTCCATCAACTTGCCGAACAAGGCGCCGAGCAGGAACAGCGGGAAGAATTGCGCGATGAAGCGCGCGGCGTTCTGCATGAACGTCTGCGTCCAGTGCGCGAGGACGGGTTCGCCTGAGAGCGCTGCGGCGAGCATGGCGGCGGCCGGGGCGAGCAGCAGTACGCTCCAGCCGCGATAGGCCAGCCAGACGAGCAGCGCCAGGCCGATAAGAATGCCTGCAAGCTCCATTCAGAGGGTCTCCTGCAGCGGATCGAGATCGAGCGAGGAGCGTTTGCCCAGATCGGCGCCGTGTTCGTGCAGGAAGGCGTCGGCGCAGCGACGGCCCTCGTCACGCAACATCACGAGGAAGTCCCATTCCGCGGAGAGCTTCGACGAATAGCCGAGCGTCGTCATCATGTCGCTCGCGATCCGGTGCATGCGCATTTGCGCCCAGCGTTTGCCTTCGTCGCTCCCGGCGTCCACGACCTGACGCAGCACGGCAATCATGCGCAACTCTTTGAGTAGCGTGGCGTTGAAGGAGACTTCGTTGACGCGGTTCAGAATCTCGCGCGCCGAACGCGGTACCTCGTTGCGTTCGACCGGATTGACCTGCACAAGGATGGTGTCGCACGACACGGTCTCGCGCACCAGCGGCGTGATCGACGGATTGCCCGCGTAACCGCCATCCCAGTAGGGCTCACCATCGATCTCGATGGCGCGATACAGCATCGGCAGGCAGGCTGAAGCGAGCAGGACGTCCGCGGTGATCTCGGCGTTGCGGAAGACGCGACCTCTTCCTGTGCGCACGTTGGTCGCTGTGATGAAGAGCTGGATCGGGTTGGCGTCGGTGCTGTTGGAGATGCCGTCGAAGTCGATGTGATCGGCCAGCAGGCGGCGTAACGGGTTGAATTCGAGCGGCGCGAGATCGTAGGGGGACACGACGCGGGCAGCGAGATCGAAAAACATGAAGAACGGCGAGTTGTCGAGCGACCAGCGTCCGAGCACGATGTCGAGCGGCGTGCGACGCAGCGGGCTGAAGCGTCCCGCATGCGCGACATCCCGCCAGAACTGTTCCAGCGCACCGCGTGCCGCATCCGGGCCGCCGCGGGCGTAACCGGTCGCAAGCACTGCGGCATTCATCGCGCCAGCGGATGTGCCGGAAATGCCCTCGATGCGGAAGGGGGCGTTGTCGGTGTCGTGAGAAATGGCTTCGAGCAGCCGGTCCAGCACGCCCCAGGTGAATGCGCCATGTGCGCCGCCGCCCTGCAGGGCGAGATCGACGGGGAGCGCGCCGCGCGCAGTGGCGCGTGCGCCGGACGGTGCGCGTGTGGCGCTAGCGGTCCGGCCGGATCGCGCGGCGGGCGAGGCTGCGGCGGCGGGCGACGGCTGCACCCGCGAGGTGGATTCTGAGCGTGGCATGATCCCTCGGCGATGCGGCGTCGCGCCGGTGGGCGTCAGCCGCAGGGTTCGTTACGAGAGTACGCTTGCAGCAGGTACGCAGTTTGCGCTGCAACATAACCACTGTCTCAGATAACCGTGAAATGGGCAACCTCGCCGTCGGTGCCGCCGTCGGCCAGGTCTTGCGACGGTTTGCCGCGACGCAGACTCAACTGTGCGAGTACGTCCGCATGCTGGTTGCCCCAGCGGTACAGCATCTCGATCGGCTCGATGAAAAGCTCGCCGAGCGGCGTCAGCGAGTATTCGACCTTGGGCGGCACCACGGGATACACCTCGCGGTGAATCAGGCCGTCGCGCTCCAGCTCGCGCAGCGTTTGCGTGAGCATCTTCTTCGAAATGCCCGGCAGACGGCGCTGGAGTTCGCCTGTGCGTGTCGTGCCGCACTGCAACGCGTAGAGCACCATGCTCGTCCACTTCACGCTGAAGAGCTCCAGCACGCGGCGCGGCACGCAGGTTTCCTCGAAGACGAAGGGTTCGGGTTTGCTCATGGTAACTAAATGGTGACTATTCAACTAAAAGGTGCCTACTGGGGATTTTTACCCTTCGTCACTATACTTTGGCACGATAGTGCGCGTCACCTGGAGTGCGTGGATCAGACACGATCTGGCATTGACCAACCGGGGTGCGACGCGCGCAAGCTAACGGAGAACCCCATGAGCAGTTTGTCGAAAACAGCCATCTCGATGCTGGATCTGGTGCCGGTGCGCACTGGCGGCACGGTGGCTGAAGCCCTGAAGCAGTCCACGGAACTGGCCCAGCATGTCGAACGTCTGGGCTTTACGCGTTTCTGGCTTGCGGAACACCACAACATGGATGGCATCGCCAGTTCCGCCACCGCGTTGCTGATCGGGCACATTGCGGACAAGACGTCGCGCATTCGCGTTGGCTCAGGCGGCGTGATGCTGCCGAATCATCCGCCGCTGGTCGTCGCCGAGAACTTCGGTACGCTCGCCGCGCTGTACCCGGGACGCATCGACCTGGGTCTTGGACGTGCGCCGGGTGCCGATCAGGCGACGATGCGCGCACTGCGACGCGACCGTCTCGGCAATGGCGATGATTTCCCGGAACAAGTTGCCGAGTTGCGCGCGCTGCTCGCACCGGCGCAACCGGGGCAACGACTGGTCGCCACGCCGGGCGCAGGCAGCGACATTCCTGTGTGGCTGCTGGGGTCGTCGCTGTACTCGGCGCAGCTCGCGGCGCATCTGGGGCTGCCGTACGCCTTCGCTTCGCACTTCGCACCGCGCTTCCTGTTCGATGCGATCCGCATCTATCGCGAGATGTTCCGCCCGTCGGCGGTGCTCGATAAGCCTTACGTGATGGTCGGCGCACCGGTCATCGCCGCACCGACGGACGAGGAGGCGAAGTTCCTCGCGACGTCGTCGCAGCAAAAGATCCTGGCGCTGATGCGTGGGCAGAGCCTGAAGTTGCAGCCGCCCGTGAATGATATGGATGAGCGCTGGGATCCGGCGGAACAGCATTCGGTGGAGGCGTTCCTCGGCGTGGCCGTCGTCGGTGGGCCTGAGCGCATCCAATCCGGTCTGTCCGATCTCGTCGAACGCACGCAAGCCGAC
This window of the Pandoraea sputorum genome carries:
- a CDS encoding M14 family metallopeptidase, translated to MTTLEAIRAALPAYPIEVSFPDITRWREGNTGIDYLHTFDSGKPGKHVMILALTHGNEVSGAIAVDALLASGLRPSSGRLSLGFGNIGAYEQFSAENADATRFLDEDMNRVWTASTLDGERQSRELTRARAMRPFIDTVDLLLDIHSMHEASAPLMMTGPLEKAIALAAELGTPEHVIIDKGHANGTRMRDYGGFGDPASPKNALLIETGQHFAKSARDVALDSAARFLLHAGVVAEADVASFLTQTPARQKFVEITQPVVARSMDFRFSQPFTGLEVIEKAGTEIARDGDEVIVTPYDNCVIVQPSMRHLGVNVTMMRLGRLLDR
- a CDS encoding MBL fold metallo-hydrolase produces the protein MAHEISDNTVQPMAFELKVGKVVITVVVESCAPLLALGEIFPDATEEMLADIRTGDTDAWFDKSTDKLVVAIQGFVVRSEEKTIIVDTCVGDCKSRVREAFDHATQGWLKRLADSGTPPEQVDFVVSTHFHVDHVGGNTRRVEGRWQPSFPNARYLFVDAELDFWQGDGGAAGIARTGNYMDDSIAPILEAGLADIVSGDHRITSEVRLTPTPGHSPGHVCVVIESGDDRAILSGDMFHSPLQCRHPALSTRFCDDPAKSAETRIAFVEQNVNRSTLVIPAHFPFPTAGHLRCDANGKRFIFIDPRELTKI
- a CDS encoding patatin-like phospholipase family protein; this translates as MQGGGAHGAFTWGVLDRLLEAISHDTDNAPFRIEGISGTSAGAMNAAVLATGYARGGPDAARGALEQFWRDVAHAGRFSPLRRTPLDIVLGRWSLDNSPFFMFFDLAARVVSPYDLAPLEFNPLRRLLADHIDFDGISNSTDANPIQLFITATNVRTGRGRVFRNAEITADVLLASACLPMLYRAIEIDGEPYWDGGYAGNPSITPLVRETVSCDTILVQVNPVERNEVPRSAREILNRVNEVSFNATLLKELRMIAVLRQVVDAGSDEGKRWAQMRMHRIASDMMTTLGYSSKLSAEWDFLVMLRDEGRRCADAFLHEHGADLGKRSSLDLDPLQETL
- a CDS encoding GntP family permease; the protein is MELAGILIGLALLVWLAYRGWSVLLLAPAAAMLAAALSGEPVLAHWTQTFMQNAARFIAQFFPLFLLGALFGKLMEDSGAVRAIAAFLTDKLGSRRAMFAVVLGGALVTYGGVSLFVAFFVLAPMAHALFREANIPVRLMPAAIALGTSTFTMSAMPGTPAIQNAIPMPFFGTTPFAAPGLGLMASAIMLGVGLWWLSWREGQARRAGHGYAENEVWDKKADPTVVRERASVAREFDPAEIEAGHRNDALPGILTAALPLLVVIGGNFVMNVIVFPRLNASFLAEPRWGGITLQSVAGVWGVCVALASAILVLVILQWRRLPALRKTMDAGANASVLPIMCTASLVGYGGVIAALPGFELVRDWVLSIDGGPLVSLALSANLLAAITGSASGGLTIALDALGPAYVSLAAQHGIDPALMHRVAVMASGTLDSLPHNGAVVTLLAVCGSTHRESYFDIVMTSIVSALIALVAVIAVGSLVGTF
- a CDS encoding winged helix-turn-helix transcriptional regulator, whose product is MSKPEPFVFEETCVPRRVLELFSVKWTSMVLYALQCGTTRTGELQRRLPGISKKMLTQTLRELERDGLIHREVYPVVPPKVEYSLTPLGELFIEPIEMLYRWGNQHADVLAQLSLRRGKPSQDLADGGTDGEVAHFTVI
- a CDS encoding MFS transporter, translating into MTGNTKPHNPWREICAASIGNALEFYDLLIYGYFAIVIGQLFFPAHDATTSLLLSVGTFGISFVTRPLGSIILGSYADRAGRKASLTVSIGLMMVGTAMIAFAPTYAQIGIFSPLMIIVARMLQGFSTGGEFGAATAFMVEHADAKRRGFFASWQMSTQGLATVLAAGVSALLSLLLTADQLSAWGWRIAFAVGLLIGPVGLYIRRNIDETADFKKLGEKQREKSPLREVFGRDRANMLLGAGVVAAATAFNYVHKLYMPTYAVKQLHIPATSSFIGAVVTGVMLMIAAPVVGHLSDRFGRIRVMLYALIAVGVTTYPLFVLLNRYPTFQTLLLVQALVGLLIAVSLAPLPALLADIFPTSTRGTGLALSYNFSVTLFGGFAPLIVTWLIDATQNKLAPSFYVMATAVLSVTAVTALARRVRAGKIAGLTGQSHASPRATKA
- a CDS encoding LLM class flavin-dependent oxidoreductase, with translation MSSLSKTAISMLDLVPVRTGGTVAEALKQSTELAQHVERLGFTRFWLAEHHNMDGIASSATALLIGHIADKTSRIRVGSGGVMLPNHPPLVVAENFGTLAALYPGRIDLGLGRAPGADQATMRALRRDRLGNGDDFPEQVAELRALLAPAQPGQRLVATPGAGSDIPVWLLGSSLYSAQLAAHLGLPYAFASHFAPRFLFDAIRIYREMFRPSAVLDKPYVMVGAPVIAAPTDEEAKFLATSSQQKILALMRGQSLKLQPPVNDMDERWDPAEQHSVEAFLGVAVVGGPERIQSGLSDLVERTQADELMLVTDIYDPALRLRSCDIVASVCKD